Sequence from the candidate division WOR-3 bacterium genome:
TCGTCCGGCTAATTTACAGGTAATTTTAGGAGAAAAACTGACCGGTGCCGAACAGGAGGAGCGCCGGGCAACATTTATTCGGGAAAAACTGGTACGGTGAGCTATGGGATTGAGTGAAGAGGAAAAAAAGGAGCGGTTGCGCCAGTTGCCGGCGGTGGACAGGGTTCTGGGCGATGATAGGTTGTCCCCGGTTGTGAGCCGTTTGCATCCCCGATTGGCGAAATGGGTGGTCAGGCGGTATCTTGAGGAGGTGCGTGCCAAGATTCTCAACGGGGAAGATTTTGAGTTTGATGTTGAAGAGTTGCGGATGCGGTTGGCGCAGAACCGTAAACCCAGTCTGGTCCGGGCAATAAACGGGTTAGGTGTGGTTTTACACACCGGGTTGGGTCGCGCACCTCTTGCCCGGGTGGCACAGCAGGCGTTGATTGAGGTCAGTGAAAATTTTTGTACTCTGGAGATTAACCTTACCGATGGGAGAAGGGGAAGCCGGTATCGTCATATCGAGCCGCTACTTTGTGAGTTGACCGGAGCAGAAGCGGCGATGGTCGTGAACAACAACTGTGCCGCCACCCTGCTTATTCTCTCCACGATTGCAAAGAATAAAGAGGTGATTGTCTCACGGGGGCAGTTGATTGAGATTGGTGGTTCGTTCCGGATTCCGGATGTGATGCGGCAGAGTGGGTGCAAGATGGTGGAGGTGGGAACTACCAATCGCACCCATCTACGGGATTACGAGGGCGCCATTACACCGGAAACTGGAGCGATTTTACGGGTGCACACCTCTAACTACCGTATTGTTGGCTTTACCAAGGAAGTAGGGTTGGAGGAACTGGTGGCGCTGGGGCGGAAGCATCAGATTCCGGTGATAGATGATTTAGGCTCGGGCGCCTTGATTGACCTTGCGAAGTATGGCTTGCCCAAAGAGCCGGTAGTTGCCGAGTCAATTGCCCAAGGGGCGGATGTTGTTTGTTTCTCCGGTGATAAACTTATTGGTGCCGGACAGGCAGGGATTATTGTCGGCAAGAAGGTGCTGATTGACCGGATGAAAAAGAACCCGCTGACCCGCGCGTTGCGCTGTGACAAACTGACCTATGCGGTTCTCGAAAGAACCTTAGAACTTTTTCTGGATGAAGAACGAGCAATACGAGAACACGCTCTGTTTCAGGTTGTTTTAAAGCCACTTGCGCAGATGCAGGAGGAGGCGCAAACGCTGTTACGGTTGGTCGGTGAACAGTTAAAGGATAAAGCAGATTTCGCCATTAAACCGACAAAAGCAGAGGTCGGCGGCGGTTCTCTCGCGACCGAGACGCTGGATTCAATTGCTTTGTCGGTAAAACCGAAGGAAATCTCGGTTGACGAACTGGCAAAAAGGCTCCGGTTTTACTCAATACCGGTTTTTGCCCGGGTGGCAAACGATGAACTGCTACTTGACTTCCGCACTATCCGGAGTGACGAGGTTTCAATTGTGGGCGATGCCCTGATCTGGGCACTGACGAAAGGAGATGTGTTAGATGTTTCCGGTACTTTTAAGGGTGGGTAACTTTCAACTTTACTCTTATGGTGTTATGCTCTTTATTTCGTTTATCCTGGGCATTGCCTTTGTCGAAAGCCGGGCAAAGCGGTTTGGCGTTGACCCCAGGAAGATAACCGACCTTGCGTTGTGGGTGCTTCTGGCGGTTGTATTTGGAGCGCGTTTTTTCTATGTAGCATTCCACTGGGAGGAGTTTCAACACAACCTGATTGATACGATTAAGTTCTGGGGCAACCCGCCTGGGCTTTCTGGTTTGATGTTCTACGGTGGGTTTCTCGGCGGATTTGTTGCCGGGTTGCTGTATGTCTGGCTCAACCGCCTGCCGGTGGTGAAACTGCTTGATGCGGTGGCGCCCGCGGTAGTACTGGGTGAAGGGTTTACAAGGATTGGCTGTTTTCTCAATGGGTGTTGCTTTGGCAAGCCTACAGATTCGTTCCTCGGGGTGATATTTCCTCCCAACTCAGCAGCGGGTGCCCAGTTTCCCGGGCAACCGATTTATCCCACCCAGCTGTTTTCCTCTTTTGCCGGATTTGTTCTGTTTGGAATCGCCCTGCTGCTGGAACGCAGAAAACTCAAGCCCGGTGTGTTGTTTGCAATCATTTTAATTCTCTATTCGCTTTTCCGGTTTGGCATTGATTTTGTTCGTTTTTACGAGAACGAGGCAAACTTCTGGGGCAATCAGATTGTCGCATTGGGTTTGACATTGATTGGTGTGGTACTCCTCGCCATCTTTCAGCGCCGTAAATGAGTTTTTTCAGGGCGGTTTTTGCCCGGGCAAAACGATTATTTCAGCCTTTTGTCGATTTTCTTTTCCCGCCGATTTGCTATGGTTGTGATGAAGAGATTGAACAGGGGTTGATATGCGACTCCTGCCGGCTTTTGCTTTTTACCAGCGAACTGGATGTTTGCGAGCGATGTGGCAGACCCTGTTTGCCGGATGCGGGCAGATGCGGTTGTTGTGACCCGCCCCTGGCGTTAAGCCGGATTCGTGCGGTCGGGGTTTATGGAAAGCCTTTTTTAGGTTTAATTCAGGCGTTGAAGTACCAGGAGAAAACGGCGCTGGTGCCGATTTTAGGCGGGGCGTTGGCACTTTTGGTGGAGCAGGATAGTGGCTTAAAACAGGCGGATAGAATTTGCCCGGTGCCACTGCATCCGGCAAGGTTGCGGGAAAGGGGTTACAATCAGGCGTTGCTTCTGGCTAAGGAGGTGGCGCGGATAACCCATATTCCATTTGCTGACCTTCTGGTGCGTAAAAAGAACACACCCAGTCAGACAAAACAAATAAGCAATGAGAGTCGATTTAAAAATGTAAGAGGGGCATTTGGAATGAAGAACGGCGAGCGGTTGGACGGGATGCGATTAATACTTATTGATGATGTGATGACAACCGGTGCAACCCTTTCGGCTGCGGCTGAAGAGTTGCGCAAGGCGGGTGCGGCAGAGGTTATGGGATTGGTTGTTGCGGCAGCGGTTGGTTCATAATTGCAAGCAGACTGTCGCGATAGGCACGAAAAGCCGGCAGGTAAGCAAGTTTAAGCGCCGCCGCCCGTGGTGGGTTCAGCCGCAAAGGATTGACCGGACGGCCAAATTTGCGTACCTCATAGTGCAGGTGGGGACCAGTAGAGAGTCCGGTTGAGCCAACATAGCCGATAATCTGTCCCTGAGTTACCGGGGCACCGGTTTTGACACCTTTGCCAAAGCCACTGAGATGGCCATAACGGGTTTCGTAACCGTCACGGTGGCCAACCCGCACCAGGCGACCATAACCGCCCGACCAACCAGCAGAGATGACACGACCGTCCGCAACGCAGGAGACCGGTGTACCGATGGGTGCAGCATAGTCAATGCCTTGATGGAGCGCACGCAAACGGCGGATAGGGTGGTAACGGTTGCCAAAGAAGGAAGAGATACGCGAGAAGCGCAAGGGTGATTTCAGAAAGAGTTTGCGCATCGACAACCCGTCCGGATTGTAGTAGTCGGTGTTTCCTTCTGGGTCGGTAAAATGGAAGGCGGTGAATTCACCGACCGCACCTTTGTAACGGGCAGCGATAATTTGCCCATAGCCCACTATCACCGAGTCAATGTATTTTCGGGGAACCAATATTACAAATGAGTCACCGGGTTGGGTTTCGGAGAAGAAGTCAATTTCCCAATCAAAGATTTCGGTATAAGCGGCAACGAGACTTGGTTTTTCTCCTAAGTTTATTATCGACTGATACAGTGAACCGGTGATGGTGCCTTTAATGACAGTGGGAACTATGTCGATGGGAAGGGAAGTTAAGGTAACAGTAGGTGGTCCGGAGTCGATATCAATTCGGTAGATTGAGTCGTAGTTGCGCCAGTAGAGAATCTGAACAAGCGAGTCACGACGATAAAGCAGGATAACGCTGTCACCGGGTCTGATTCGGCGGAAGTTGAAACCGAACTCTTTTAAGGCACCAATAACCTGGTCTACAACATGGTTGGGAACTTCGGCACGGTTGAAAACAAAGGGCAGAATTTCTCCGGGCTGAACGGCAAAGCTTTTCGCAATTAGTGGCAGAGGTGGCGATGGGGTAGAAGAAGTTGCCATTCGCTGCCGCCGCGGTCGCAAGAGCGAAAAGATGATGGTACTAAGGATAATCACGCCTAAAACGATGAGTAAGCGAACGGTACTGCTTTTGCGGGGTCTAACCTTTGCCGATTCAAGAAGAGGGCGGGGTTTCAGCATAGCAGATATTATGATACCTCAGATTTAGTGGTGTGCAATAAATTTGTGGCTTGACCTTGAAGAGTCGCAGGTTTATCATTGTGCGGTGAAGTGGTTGCTTGTTGCAGCATCAGGTTTAATCTTTTTTAGCGGCTGTTCACAGCCCGGTTATGTGGTTGACGAGACCGAGATGGGGTTTGGAAGTTATATCCGGATTTGTGCCCGGGGGAAAACAAAGGAGGAGACCGATAAGGCGGTGCATAGGGCTTTTGCCGAGATGCAACGGCTGGATACTTTATGGTCTATCTTTTTTGATAAGAGTGAGGTGGCACAGCTGAACCGTTTGCGCAAGATGCTGGTTTCAAAAGAGACCCGCGATTTGATTGTTAAAGGGATAGCAATGGGTGAAGAGACAAACGGCGCCTTTGACATTACGGTTGAACCGCTGATGCGGTTATGGGGATTTTATGACGGAAATTACCGGGTGCCGGAAAGTACCGATATAGTTGAGACAAAAAAACATGTTGACTATCGCCAGATCGTAGTTGATGGTGATAGTGTAATACTTGGTGAAGGTGTTAATCTTGATTTGGGTGGCATTGCGGTTGGTTATGCGGTTGACCGGGCGGTGGCAATTATGGAGTCTCTGGGTTTGATTGAAGGTTTGGTAGATGCCGGGGGTGATATCAGGGTTTTTGGGGAAAAAGTGTGGCGGATTGGTGTACAGAATCCGCGAGGCGAAGGTGTGGTAAGGGTACTCAAGTTGAAAAATCAAGCGGTTTCAACTTCAGGCGATTATGAGAATTTCTTCGAAGTTAACAACAAACGCTACTGCCATATAGTCAATCCGAAAACCGGTTATCCAGCGACGCGCTGGGTTGCGGTTGCGGTTGTGGCACCAAGCGCTCTGGAAGCGGATGTTTACTCGACAACCCTTTTTGCTTGCGGTGATGATGGGGCAAAGATTTTCCGAAAAAAGCAGGTTTACTTGCCGGGCGAAATGGAATATACAGGGTATGCGGCACTTCTCTTTGAGATGCAGGGTGATTCAGTGGTTGTAAAGAAGGTGGGGAGGATAAATGAATAAAGAGGCGAGGTACTATGCAACGGAAGATGGAAGGGTGCGTTGTTTTTTGTGTCCGAATCGGTGTTTGATTGCACCGGGAAAGTTGGGGCGGTGTCTGGGCAGGAAAAACATCAACGGCAAACTTTTTGCCACAAATTATGGTGAAGTGGTATCGATGGCGGTTGACCCGATTGAAAAGAAGCCGCTTTACCACTTTTATCCCGGGGTGGAGATTTTTTCGGTCGCAACTTACGGTTGTAATCTACGGTGTCCTTTCTGTCAGAACTGGGAAATTTCCCAGGAGGTGGCACCCAGTCGTTATGTTGAGCCTGATGAACTATTGAAACTGGTTGTGCAGTCGGGGTGCCGGTTTATCGCCTGGACCTATTCCGAACCGGTAATCTGGTTTGAGTATTTACTGGATGCCGGCAGTTTGATGCATAAGGCGGGAATTAAGAATGTACTGGTTACGAATGGGATGATTAACCCCGAGCCGCTAAGGGAGCTTTTACCAATAGTTGATGCGATGAACATCGATTTGAAATCTATTAGAAAGGAGTTTTATCAGGATTATATCCACGGCGACCTTGAGACCGTTTTAAATACAATAAAGACGGCACGAACGAGATGTCTTGTGGAATTGACAACACTGTTGATTCCCGGGAAAAACGATTCAGAGGCAGAGATTGCTGAATTGACCGATTTTGTTGCCGGTCTGGGCCGGGAAACGGTGTTGCACTTATCCCGTTTTTTCCCCCGATACCGGGTAGATGAACCGCCCACAGCGCTGGATACGCTAATTCGAGCCGCAGAGATTGCGGCAAAGAAACTGGACTATGTGTATTTAGGTAATGTTGCGATTGGCGAGAGGTTTCGGGACACATTCTGTCCAGGATGTAAGGCAAAATTGGTTGACCGTAGTGAGTACCGGGGCAGGGTTGTTGGGGTGAAAGATGGTCACTGTCAGCGTTGTGGCAGGAAGGTTGATATAGTTTTGTGAAGATATTTAAGGCTGGTGATATTATCTTGATTGCGTTTTTTCTTGTCCTGGGAGCAGGCGGTGCTGTTTTAATCTGGAACAGGGCGGGGTCAGGTGATGTTTGTGTGATTAAATCGGTTGAAGGGGTTCAGACGATTGCCCTGCCGGCCGATACAGTTGTCACCCTTAATGGACCGGTGGGAAGAACGGTTGTTGAGGTGCGAGGTAAACAGGTTAGGGTACGGGATTCGGATTGCCGGAATAAAATATGTGTCAGGACCGGCTGGATTCAAAGTTCAGGACAGCTGAGCGTGTGTGCGCCCAATCGGGTGATGGTTCAGGTTAAAAGTGGTGATGGTGTTGATGGGATTACCAGATAAAAGAAGCCGGATAGCGATTTATGGGGCTCTTGCCCTTGGGCTATACACCGTGGAGAACTTCCTGCCCACACCTTTGCCGTGGTTGCGGGTCGGAATTGCGAATGTAGCGGTGGTTCTGGCGCTCGATGAGTTAGGGGTCATTGGTGCGGTTGTTGTCTTTTGCATAAAGTTGATTCTTGGTTCGATTATCACCGGAAGATTCCTTACGCCTTTTTTCTTTTTCGGTGCGGTCGGAGGTGTTATTTCGCTGGCAGCGATGATTCTGGTCCGGGTTTTGGGTCGCAGGATGTTCAGTGTTGTGGGAATAAGTGTTGCGGGTGGTGTATTTCACAATATTGGCCAGCTTCTTGTTGCCCGGTTTGTATTAATTCAGAGTTCGGCGCTGTGGCGGTTTTTCCCGGTGCTCGTTCTGTTCGGTGTGGGCACTGGTATATTTATCGGCATTCTTGCCCGATTAGTTCAGTCACGGGTAAAAGAATATGCTTGATTAAAAGTATCAGGTTGTTATATTAGCGGTAAAGGAGTTAAACTATGAAAAGTCGAGGAGTGCGTTCGGGTGGCAGGTCAATTGGGCTTTTAATTCTGGCGGTAATTGTGGCGGGAATTGCCGGCAGCATACTCTCTTATTTTCTTTCCGGACTATTTCCGCCTGGTCCGGTACGCGATTTCTTTTTCAAGTCGATGCAGATTGGTGTACCAACTTTTACACTGAATCTTGGGTTTGCGACATTAACATTCGGGATTTCATTTGCCTTAACTACTTTTGCTGTCCTTTTGTTGATTCTGGCAATCTATCTCTGGTATCGGTTTTAGTTATACATTAAATTCGGCTGATAGATTTAGCAATTTTTAAAAATGGGGGCGGTATTTACCGCCCCCGTATCAGTTTAACCCGTTTTCAACGCTGGACTATCAGTTTCCGAGAGTATACTTTGTTACCCGCTTCCAGTTTTAAGAAATAGACACCAGGTGGTGCAAGGGTTCCTTTATCGGTTATAAGGTTCCAGGTGAATTTGTGTCTACCAGCCGGCAGGGTGGTGTTGAGTATGTTTTTGGTCTGGGCGCCGGTCGCATCATAGATGGTAAGACGAATGTGTTGGGATGTCGGGATGTTGCACAATATTGTCAGGTTGTTTTTGCCAATTGGGTTGGGGAAAAGAGCCAATTCCGTCGCGAATGGAAGCGGCGTGTTTTCCGCCATTACCCCTTGACGCTCAGGCGCTGAAGAAAAAAATAGCGTGTTCCCGAGCGAGTCGGTCTCCGGACGATACTCCCAGAATTCATAAACATAGGAGCCTTTGAGGCAGAAGATGGCATTGCCGGCAGCGGCAAGTGCCGCACCACGCTTAACCTTAGTGCGTTTACCGGTGAGAGCAATCGGGATGTCAGAACGCTGGACCCAGGAGTCTCGAACGCCGATGGGATAGGACCAGAACTCCTGGGTATTGCCACCTTTGAGCACAAAGAGGTTTGAGTTGAGATAAGTTATCGCACCACCCGCTTTAACCCGGCGATTCCGATTGCCAATCAAACTGACCTGGTCAAGTGGTGTGAGGTACCAGGAGTCAAACGCGGGGTAGTATTTCCAGACTTCGGTGGTGTTGTTACCTTTGAGCAGGTAGATGATACTGTCGCCATCGTAGACCATATCGGTGCCGTAGCGACAGGTGCGTCGGCGAAGCGGGATGAACGGTACATCCGGGCAGCGCGCCCAGGTGTCGGCTCCGATATCGTAGCGGACAAAGGTTAAAGAGTTGTTGCCGGTTGCGCAATAAACCGCCCCTTCAGGACCATGGGTTGGAACATAGGCAAGACAGGCGCCGATT
This genomic interval carries:
- a CDS encoding L-seryl-tRNA(Sec) selenium transferase; amino-acid sequence: MGLSEEEKKERLRQLPAVDRVLGDDRLSPVVSRLHPRLAKWVVRRYLEEVRAKILNGEDFEFDVEELRMRLAQNRKPSLVRAINGLGVVLHTGLGRAPLARVAQQALIEVSENFCTLEINLTDGRRGSRYRHIEPLLCELTGAEAAMVVNNNCAATLLILSTIAKNKEVIVSRGQLIEIGGSFRIPDVMRQSGCKMVEVGTTNRTHLRDYEGAITPETGAILRVHTSNYRIVGFTKEVGLEELVALGRKHQIPVIDDLGSGALIDLAKYGLPKEPVVAESIAQGADVVCFSGDKLIGAGQAGIIVGKKVLIDRMKKNPLTRALRCDKLTYAVLERTLELFLDEERAIREHALFQVVLKPLAQMQEEAQTLLRLVGEQLKDKADFAIKPTKAEVGGGSLATETLDSIALSVKPKEISVDELAKRLRFYSIPVFARVANDELLLDFRTIRSDEVSIVGDALIWALTKGDVLDVSGTFKGG
- the lgt gene encoding prolipoprotein diacylglyceryl transferase, yielding MFPVLLRVGNFQLYSYGVMLFISFILGIAFVESRAKRFGVDPRKITDLALWVLLAVVFGARFFYVAFHWEEFQHNLIDTIKFWGNPPGLSGLMFYGGFLGGFVAGLLYVWLNRLPVVKLLDAVAPAVVLGEGFTRIGCFLNGCCFGKPTDSFLGVIFPPNSAAGAQFPGQPIYPTQLFSSFAGFVLFGIALLLERRKLKPGVLFAIILILYSLFRFGIDFVRFYENEANFWGNQIVALGLTLIGVVLLAIFQRRK
- a CDS encoding ComF family protein, encoding MSFFRAVFARAKRLFQPFVDFLFPPICYGCDEEIEQGLICDSCRLLLFTSELDVCERCGRPCLPDAGRCGCCDPPLALSRIRAVGVYGKPFLGLIQALKYQEKTALVPILGGALALLVEQDSGLKQADRICPVPLHPARLRERGYNQALLLAKEVARITHIPFADLLVRKKNTPSQTKQISNESRFKNVRGAFGMKNGERLDGMRLILIDDVMTTGATLSAAAEELRKAGAAEVMGLVVAAAVGS
- a CDS encoding M23 family metallopeptidase → MLKPRPLLESAKVRPRKSSTVRLLIVLGVIILSTIIFSLLRPRRQRMATSSTPSPPLPLIAKSFAVQPGEILPFVFNRAEVPNHVVDQVIGALKEFGFNFRRIRPGDSVILLYRRDSLVQILYWRNYDSIYRIDIDSGPPTVTLTSLPIDIVPTVIKGTITGSLYQSIINLGEKPSLVAAYTEIFDWEIDFFSETQPGDSFVILVPRKYIDSVIVGYGQIIAARYKGAVGEFTAFHFTDPEGNTDYYNPDGLSMRKLFLKSPLRFSRISSFFGNRYHPIRRLRALHQGIDYAAPIGTPVSCVADGRVISAGWSGGYGRLVRVGHRDGYETRYGHLSGFGKGVKTGAPVTQGQIIGYVGSTGLSTGPHLHYEVRKFGRPVNPLRLNPPRAAALKLAYLPAFRAYRDSLLAIMNQPLPQQPIP
- a CDS encoding FAD:protein FMN transferase, which translates into the protein MKWLLVAASGLIFFSGCSQPGYVVDETEMGFGSYIRICARGKTKEETDKAVHRAFAEMQRLDTLWSIFFDKSEVAQLNRLRKMLVSKETRDLIVKGIAMGEETNGAFDITVEPLMRLWGFYDGNYRVPESTDIVETKKHVDYRQIVVDGDSVILGEGVNLDLGGIAVGYAVDRAVAIMESLGLIEGLVDAGGDIRVFGEKVWRIGVQNPRGEGVVRVLKLKNQAVSTSGDYENFFEVNNKRYCHIVNPKTGYPATRWVAVAVVAPSALEADVYSTTLFACGDDGAKIFRKKQVYLPGEMEYTGYAALLFEMQGDSVVVKKVGRINE
- the amrS gene encoding AmmeMemoRadiSam system radical SAM enzyme — translated: MNKEARYYATEDGRVRCFLCPNRCLIAPGKLGRCLGRKNINGKLFATNYGEVVSMAVDPIEKKPLYHFYPGVEIFSVATYGCNLRCPFCQNWEISQEVAPSRYVEPDELLKLVVQSGCRFIAWTYSEPVIWFEYLLDAGSLMHKAGIKNVLVTNGMINPEPLRELLPIVDAMNIDLKSIRKEFYQDYIHGDLETVLNTIKTARTRCLVELTTLLIPGKNDSEAEIAELTDFVAGLGRETVLHLSRFFPRYRVDEPPTALDTLIRAAEIAAKKLDYVYLGNVAIGERFRDTFCPGCKAKLVDRSEYRGRVVGVKDGHCQRCGRKVDIVL
- a CDS encoding NusG domain II-containing protein, which translates into the protein MKIFKAGDIILIAFFLVLGAGGAVLIWNRAGSGDVCVIKSVEGVQTIALPADTVVTLNGPVGRTVVEVRGKQVRVRDSDCRNKICVRTGWIQSSGQLSVCAPNRVMVQVKSGDGVDGITR
- a CDS encoding Gx transporter family protein, with product MGLPDKRSRIAIYGALALGLYTVENFLPTPLPWLRVGIANVAVVLALDELGVIGAVVVFCIKLILGSIITGRFLTPFFFFGAVGGVISLAAMILVRVLGRRMFSVVGISVAGGVFHNIGQLLVARFVLIQSSALWRFFPVLVLFGVGTGIFIGILARLVQSRVKEYA
- a CDS encoding DUF4321 domain-containing protein, with product MKSRGVRSGGRSIGLLILAVIVAGIAGSILSYFLSGLFPPGPVRDFFFKSMQIGVPTFTLNLGFATLTFGISFALTTFAVLLLILAIYLWYRF